The Stenotrophomonas sp. ZAC14D1_NAIMI4_1 DNA segment CCGGCCTCGCCGTCGCCCTCGATCGGGGCCATCAGCGCGTCGCGCAGGAAGGCCAGATCACGGTAGACGGTGGCACGGGAACAACCGAGCTTGTCCTGCAGGGTCGCCACCGTCACCGGATAGCGCGCGGACTTGAGCAGACGATGCAGGGCGGTGATGCGTTCGTATCGGTCCATGCCCCTGATTATGTCCGAGTCGCGGGCGTTGTGTGGGGGCTTTGGGCTATCGTGGGCGCCCCCCGCCCCATGGAGCGCCCGATGCGCCGCCTGCCTGCCCTGCCCCTGCTGGCCTGCCTGCTGCTGGCCGCCTGTGATCGCGCCCCCGCTCCGGCGGCCGCCGACGCCCCGGTACCGGCCGCCGAGCCGGCGCACGCGGTGCTGGCCGCCAGCGAGCGCCTGGCCGGCCTGCGCAGCTTCCACGCCGAACTGGACCTGCAGGGCGCGGCGCAGCCGGTGCGCAGCGCCATGGACTTCGTCGCGCCCGACCGCTTCCGGGTGCAGACCCCGGCCGGCCAGCAGACGATCATCGGTGACACCATGTTCCTGCAGGCCGGCAGCGCCATCCAGCAGGTACCGACCCCGCCAGGCCTGATGGAGCAGTGGCGCAGCCCGCTGCCCAAGGATGCGCCCGCGGCCGAGCTGCGGGCCGAGGATCTGGGCCGGCAGTCGCTGGACGGGGTGGATACCCGCCACTACCGCCTGCTGGGCGAGGCCGGCGAGCGGCTGGAATACTGGGTGGACGACCAGGGGCTGCCGCGGCAGATCGTGCGCAGCGGCAGCAACCAGGGCCGCCCCTACCAGCTGCGCCTGCGCTACTCGCGCTTCAACGACCCGGCCCTGCGCATCGAGCGCCCCTGAATGGGCGATGGCGATAACGCCTGCTGAAGCGCTGCTTCCGACCGGTTCTGGCGGCCATGGCGCATCCAGTATCATCACGGGTTGTTAACCGCTTCGGAGAAGCCTTGATGTCCCTGCGCGTGACCCTGCTTGTGCCCCTCCTGCTGTGCGCGCCGCTGGCGTATGCCCAGGATGCCTCCGAACTGGCGGCGATGACTTCGCCGTGGAGCGGCAGCGGTGGCGAACTGGGCTTTGCCGCAGCCAGCGGCAACAGCAGCACCGAGAGCTTCAACGGCGCCCTGCGCCTGCGCTACACCGATGGCGACTGGGTGCACACCATGGACCTGTTCGGCCTGCGCTCCAGCTCCAAGGTGACCGAGACCAACGACGACGGCAGCACCTCCCGTCGCGACAACACCACGGCCAACCGCTATACCGGCGCCGCCGGCAGCGCGCTGCAGCTGGGCGAACACCGCCAGCTGTTCGCCAAGGTGCGTACCGAGCGCGATGACTTCGCCACCTATGATCGCCGCAGCTCGTTCGGCCTGGGCTACGGTACCCGCCTGGTCAATACCGAGCGCCTCTCCTTCGACGCCCTGCTGGGCCCGGGTGTCAGCCGCACCCACAGCACCGAGGACGACCGCACCCGCACCGGCCTGATCGGCCAGGGCCAGTTCGAGCTGAAGTTCGCCATCACCGGCAACACCGACCTGGTCAACAACCTGCTGGTCGAATCGGGCTCGTACAACACCTTCGGCCAGAACGATTTCGGCGTGTCGGTGAGCATGAACGAACACCTGGCCCTGAAGGCCGGCTGGCAGGCCCGTTACAACAGCG contains these protein-coding regions:
- a CDS encoding DUF481 domain-containing protein, with the translated sequence MSLRVTLLVPLLLCAPLAYAQDASELAAMTSPWSGSGGELGFAAASGNSSTESFNGALRLRYTDGDWVHTMDLFGLRSSSKVTETNDDGSTSRRDNTTANRYTGAAGSALQLGEHRQLFAKVRTERDDFATYDRRSSFGLGYGTRLVNTERLSFDALLGPGVSRTHSTEDDRTRTGLIGQGQFELKFAITGNTDLVNNLLVESGSYNTFGQNDFGVSVSMNEHLALKAGWQARYNSDVADDKRRTDTLTTMNVVYKFK